A stretch of the Azospirillum brasilense genome encodes the following:
- a CDS encoding c-type cytochrome has product MKRSVAVLAFGLFAALPGIASAQDADAGEKVFNQCKACHTIEAGGPNRVGPNLHGVIGRPSGSIESFKYSDAMKGAGLTWDEANLDKYLTDPKGTVPGNKMAFAGVKNEQARKDLIAFLKKNS; this is encoded by the coding sequence ATGAAGCGTAGTGTTGCCGTTCTGGCCTTCGGCCTGTTCGCCGCCCTTCCCGGAATCGCCTCGGCGCAGGACGCCGATGCGGGCGAGAAGGTGTTCAACCAGTGCAAGGCCTGCCACACCATCGAGGCCGGCGGCCCCAACCGCGTCGGTCCGAACCTGCACGGCGTCATCGGCCGTCCGTCGGGCTCCATCGAGAGCTTCAAGTATTCCGACGCGATGAAGGGCGCCGGGCTGACCTGGGACGAGGCCAATCTCGACAAGTACCTGACCGACCCGAAGGGCACCGTCCCCGGCAACAAGATGGCCTTCGCCGGCGTGAAGAACGAGCAGGCCCGCAAGGACCTGATCGCCTTCCTGAAGAAGAACAGCTGA
- a CDS encoding response regulator gives MTNPINRSPQTGADGTAPVAAGPVRVLVVEDETIVAMYLTDMLEELSYEVCGVAANAADALKIAERERPALALVDIGLAGPQDGIETAQALRERFAVGSIFMSGASDPVLLERARAAGPHGFIQKPYDERQLKTLLNNAAPQH, from the coding sequence ATGACCAACCCGATCAACAGGTCACCACAGACCGGGGCGGACGGGACCGCGCCTGTCGCAGCCGGCCCCGTACGGGTCCTGGTCGTCGAGGATGAGACGATCGTCGCCATGTATTTGACCGATATGCTGGAGGAATTGTCCTACGAGGTCTGCGGAGTCGCCGCCAACGCCGCCGACGCGCTGAAGATCGCGGAACGGGAACGCCCCGCCCTGGCCCTGGTGGACATCGGCCTCGCCGGTCCGCAGGATGGCATCGAGACGGCACAGGCCCTGCGCGAGCGCTTCGCCGTGGGCAGCATCTTCATGTCCGGGGCCAGCGACCCCGTCCTGCTGGAGCGCGCCCGCGCCGCCGGCCCGCACGGCTTCATTCAGAAGCCCTACGACGAGCGCCAGTTGAAGACCCTGCTCAACAACGCCGCCCCCCAACATTAG
- a CDS encoding pentapeptide repeat-containing protein produces the protein MSGAPTSGPGDGADLSLEDLAQAIRAHRLYLAARPNGLRLQLKAADLTGFDLSGLLLSDAILTGANFRRSVLQRCNFDGADLFGASFVSADLREASLVGADMRGANFTKACLRNTLFERADLRPGQLVLWKDRRKARQEAALREAVLVNANFTDADLTGANLTRASLEGADFSNAALFGANLSGADLRGADFSMAKLKGAILNNASVAGATFQGADLRDAELRNVAMATADWAEARMTGAIYHRNQSDFPPEIREGLDGHIRWINSNGKQGKRFDVSDAAFVGTDFDGCDLSGAIFRNCDFTRASFRDSKLQIAQFPGCRMREACFENSELSGASFEGCDLTRAMMRNAVMRAIELLAADGQSTGRMWPTNLRNAQLADSDIRGADLRGARLTGADLTNCNLSGADLRDTDIEKANTTGTTLVHCRLK, from the coding sequence ATGAGTGGTGCCCCGACAAGCGGGCCGGGCGATGGGGCGGACCTGAGCCTGGAGGATCTCGCGCAGGCCATCAGAGCCCACCGGCTCTATCTGGCGGCGCGCCCGAATGGACTGCGCCTTCAATTGAAGGCGGCGGACCTGACCGGTTTCGACCTGTCGGGGCTGCTCCTGTCGGACGCAATTCTGACGGGAGCGAATTTCCGGCGCAGCGTCCTCCAGCGCTGCAACTTCGATGGGGCGGATCTGTTCGGCGCCAGCTTCGTGTCCGCCGACCTGCGGGAGGCTTCGCTGGTCGGGGCGGACATGCGCGGGGCCAACTTCACCAAGGCGTGCCTGCGCAACACCCTGTTCGAACGGGCGGACCTGCGACCGGGACAGCTCGTGCTGTGGAAGGACCGGCGCAAGGCCCGGCAGGAGGCGGCGCTGCGGGAAGCCGTCCTGGTCAACGCGAACTTCACCGACGCCGACCTGACCGGCGCCAACCTGACCCGCGCCAGCCTGGAGGGGGCGGACTTCAGCAACGCCGCCCTGTTCGGCGCCAATCTCAGCGGCGCCGATCTGCGGGGCGCCGATTTCAGCATGGCGAAGCTGAAGGGCGCCATCCTGAACAACGCCTCCGTCGCCGGCGCCACCTTCCAGGGCGCCGACCTGCGCGACGCCGAACTGCGCAACGTCGCCATGGCCACCGCCGACTGGGCGGAGGCGCGTATGACGGGCGCCATCTATCACCGCAACCAGTCGGACTTCCCGCCGGAAATCCGGGAGGGGCTGGATGGCCATATCCGTTGGATCAACAGCAACGGCAAGCAGGGCAAACGGTTCGACGTGTCCGATGCGGCCTTCGTCGGGACGGATTTCGACGGCTGCGACCTGAGCGGGGCGATCTTCCGCAACTGCGACTTCACGCGGGCGAGCTTCCGCGACAGCAAGCTGCAGATCGCCCAGTTTCCCGGTTGCCGCATGCGCGAAGCCTGTTTCGAGAATTCGGAATTGTCCGGCGCCAGCTTCGAAGGCTGCGACCTGACCCGCGCCATGATGCGCAACGCGGTGATGCGCGCCATCGAGCTTCTGGCGGCGGACGGACAGTCCACCGGACGCATGTGGCCGACCAATCTGCGCAACGCCCAACTGGCTGACAGCGACATCCGCGGTGCCGACCTGCGGGGCGCGCGGCTGACCGGGGCGGACCTGACCAACTGCAATCTGTCGGGCGCCGACCTGCGCGACACCGACATCGAAAAGGCCAACACCACCGGGACGACGCTTGTCCATTGCCGGTTGAAGTGA
- a CDS encoding DUF4142 domain-containing protein, producing MPMLRTAALAAVSILALAACSSEPGLVPPMGSSGASASQMGSSGSGASSTLTVADQSFLTQAAYGGFGEVAMGTLAQRQASSATVRDLGRRIAADHTQANQELARLAQAKGVTPPTAPDPGRQAVADALASLQGTAFDRQYLQQQIAEHEVSVALFNAQAQGGTDPDVRAFAAKWLPGLQMHARELRALGSPLAQLSQPAGTGAAATHGHGLERTR from the coding sequence ATGCCCATGTTGCGAACCGCGGCCCTTGCCGCCGTGTCCATCCTCGCGCTCGCCGCCTGTTCGAGCGAGCCGGGCCTCGTGCCACCGATGGGCAGTTCCGGTGCCTCCGCGTCCCAGATGGGAAGCTCCGGGTCAGGCGCCTCGTCGACGCTGACGGTGGCGGACCAGTCCTTTCTGACCCAGGCGGCCTACGGCGGCTTCGGCGAGGTGGCGATGGGCACGCTGGCCCAGCGGCAGGCATCCAGCGCCACCGTGCGCGACCTTGGCCGGCGCATCGCCGCCGACCACACCCAGGCCAACCAGGAACTCGCCCGGCTCGCCCAGGCCAAGGGCGTCACGCCGCCCACCGCCCCGGACCCCGGCCGGCAGGCGGTCGCCGACGCGTTGGCCTCGCTTCAGGGCACCGCGTTCGACCGGCAGTATCTGCAGCAGCAGATCGCCGAGCATGAGGTGTCGGTCGCCCTGTTCAACGCGCAGGCCCAGGGCGGCACCGACCCGGACGTCCGGGCCTTCGCCGCCAAATGGCTACCCGGCCTGCAGATGCACGCGCGCGAACTGCGCGCGCTCGGCAGTCCGCTGGCGCAATTGTCCCAGCCCGCGGGCACCGGCGCCGCCGCAACCCACGGCCACGGGTTGGAGCGGACACGATGA